From the Streptomyces sp. KMM 9044 genome, one window contains:
- a CDS encoding HARBI1 family protein — MSTSVTYTAVLDVKRSTAEHLARLLRDHRIAAGTRKGRRALGCFRQAVFVLRWFIDGTRLSQLACDNGLSASTAYRYLHEGLTVLAAGAPDLATALERAKAAGLTHLNLDGTVIRTDRVAAPGPNGADLWWSGKHKHHGGNVQVIATPDGWPIWVSPVRPGREHDTTCARHHGLVDALNRIAAELDMPTLVDLGYENAGDGFRHPHKKPAGGELTEAQQTYNKVIRGIHGVCERANSLLKTTFKALRRVSLDPSRITKIAAAALVLLQFEYDRTI, encoded by the coding sequence GTGTCGACCAGTGTCACATATACCGCGGTGCTCGATGTGAAGCGGTCCACCGCCGAGCACCTGGCCCGGTTGCTGCGCGATCACCGCATCGCGGCCGGAACCCGCAAGGGCAGGCGTGCGCTGGGCTGCTTCCGCCAGGCGGTGTTCGTCCTGCGCTGGTTCATCGACGGCACCCGCCTTTCCCAACTTGCCTGCGACAACGGCCTGTCGGCCTCCACCGCCTACCGCTACCTCCACGAGGGGCTGACTGTTCTGGCGGCTGGGGCACCGGACCTCGCGACCGCGCTGGAGCGCGCGAAGGCGGCCGGGCTGACGCACCTGAACCTGGACGGCACCGTCATCCGCACCGACCGCGTCGCCGCCCCCGGCCCCAACGGCGCAGACCTCTGGTGGTCCGGCAAACACAAGCACCATGGAGGGAACGTGCAGGTCATCGCCACCCCGGACGGCTGGCCGATCTGGGTCTCACCGGTCCGCCCGGGCAGGGAGCACGACACCACCTGCGCCCGCCACCACGGCCTGGTCGACGCCCTCAACCGGATCGCCGCCGAACTGGACATGCCGACCCTCGTCGACCTCGGCTACGAGAACGCCGGCGACGGCTTCCGCCACCCGCACAAGAAGCCCGCCGGAGGCGAGCTGACCGAGGCCCAGCAGACCTACAACAAGGTCATCCGCGGCATCCACGGCGTCTGCGAGCGCGCCAACTCCCTGCTCAAGACCACCTTCAAGGCCCTACGCCGGGTCAGCCTCGACCCCAGCCGCATCACGAAGATCGCCGCAGCAGCCCTCGTCCTGCTCCAGTTCGAATACGACCGCACCATCTGA
- a CDS encoding group II intron maturase-specific domain-containing protein, whose protein sequence is MVYCKQEGREREFPVTKFTFLGYTFRPRAARLRDGRLKTGFLPAVSETAMKSMARTIRSWRLGRCTELSFQEIAAMINPVVAGWINYYGRFYKSRLIRFLEQQINPFLVKWARRKYKRYRRASRKARRRLAEIASAFPGMFAHWKHGALPTGSTMGAV, encoded by the coding sequence GTGGTGTACTGCAAACAGGAAGGTCGTGAACGGGAGTTCCCGGTCACGAAGTTCACGTTTCTGGGGTATACCTTCCGTCCTCGGGCTGCCCGCTTGCGGGATGGGAGGCTGAAGACCGGCTTCCTTCCCGCAGTGAGCGAAACAGCCATGAAGTCCATGGCGAGGACTATCCGGAGCTGGCGACTGGGGCGCTGTACCGAGCTGAGCTTTCAGGAGATCGCCGCGATGATCAACCCCGTCGTGGCGGGATGGATCAACTACTATGGGCGCTTCTACAAGTCCAGGTTGATCAGGTTTCTGGAACAGCAGATCAATCCGTTCCTGGTGAAATGGGCCCGGAGGAAGTACAAACGGTATCGTCGTGCTTCAAGAAAGGCCCGGAGAAGGCTGGCTGAGATTGCCTCAGCATTCCCGGGCATGTTCGCTCACTGGAAGCATGGCGCGTTGCCCACTGGTTCAACAATGGGAGCCGTGTGA